In Chryseobacterium camelliae, one DNA window encodes the following:
- a CDS encoding S8 family peptidase: MKKNVFYLFILCSAITACNRDDLQNSATNIEMVQKDPLSARQINEKINETIRTKGKFSWNESSDHLIWSAIFQGNKIASIGFGSSFDRSLAADSKAMEEEILRVIQRYEGKTDRLVLSSDPYLNQMDVVIEKQETIVALRKMAGIRYLEPADYRYFENEQKFSGAAKSGSSSSGCGLESMTLSASDYTTVSPNAKAPWSFAKHNITGAWNYSTGAGVTIGIIDSGVSSEQALLGSSFNNGLSSGRTITKNGVYVDSAWPWSSGYDGSADKCGHGTSMASAAAAPRNNQGQPVGVAYNASLVTYRAASNVVLDGYHEQNGVKIAFTELGNNTKVKIISMSMGHIFSVGKIEDGVKYAYSKGKLIFCAGGTSTSFTNFAGVIFPAWMPETQAITGVKENTSNQKCDICHSGSEIDFTYQMERSSGSNIPVLSYYNGQTDYVGGSSVATASTAGIAALVWAKNPSWTRDQVLAKMRQSSTYYPTPNSDYGYGNINVLQAVQ, encoded by the coding sequence ATGAAGAAAAACGTTTTTTATTTATTTATTCTTTGCTCAGCAATTACAGCATGTAACAGAGATGATCTGCAAAACTCGGCAACCAATATCGAGATGGTACAGAAGGATCCGTTAAGCGCCAGGCAGATCAATGAAAAAATCAATGAGACCATCCGTACCAAAGGAAAGTTTTCCTGGAATGAGTCTTCAGACCATTTGATATGGAGTGCTATTTTTCAGGGCAACAAAATAGCATCTATTGGTTTTGGTTCATCTTTCGACAGAAGCCTTGCGGCTGACAGCAAAGCTATGGAAGAGGAAATCCTGAGAGTCATTCAGCGGTACGAAGGGAAAACCGACAGGTTAGTGCTCTCTTCCGATCCTTATCTCAATCAGATGGATGTGGTAATAGAGAAACAGGAAACAATAGTTGCCCTTCGCAAAATGGCAGGTATCCGTTATCTGGAGCCGGCAGATTATCGGTATTTTGAAAACGAACAGAAATTCAGCGGTGCGGCTAAATCCGGGAGTTCATCTTCGGGCTGCGGACTGGAATCAATGACTCTGAGTGCTTCAGATTATACTACGGTTTCGCCTAATGCAAAAGCTCCCTGGTCATTTGCAAAACATAATATTACAGGCGCATGGAATTACAGTACCGGAGCCGGTGTCACTATCGGGATTATAGATAGCGGCGTGTCTTCCGAGCAGGCCCTTTTGGGGAGCAGTTTCAATAATGGGCTTTCATCAGGAAGAACCATTACCAAAAATGGGGTGTATGTAGATTCTGCCTGGCCATGGAGCAGTGGTTACGATGGATCTGCCGACAAATGCGGCCACGGGACAAGTATGGCTTCAGCCGCCGCCGCGCCGCGGAACAACCAGGGACAGCCGGTAGGAGTGGCATATAATGCAAGCTTAGTTACGTACAGGGCTGCTTCCAATGTAGTGCTGGACGGTTATCACGAACAGAACGGGGTTAAAATTGCTTTTACAGAACTGGGAAACAATACCAAGGTGAAAATCATTTCCATGTCTATGGGCCATATCTTTTCGGTAGGTAAAATTGAGGACGGTGTAAAATACGCCTATTCAAAAGGGAAACTGATTTTCTGTGCCGGAGGGACATCCACCAGCTTTACCAATTTTGCAGGGGTGATTTTCCCGGCTTGGATGCCGGAAACGCAGGCTATAACAGGCGTAAAAGAGAATACTTCCAACCAGAAATGCGATATATGCCATTCGGGATCAGAAATCGATTTTACTTATCAGATGGAAAGGTCATCCGGGAGCAATATCCCGGTATTGAGCTATTATAACGGGCAAACCGATTATGTAGGCGGATCTTCCGTTGCTACAGCTTCCACAGCAGGGATTGCTGCCCTGGTATGGGCGAAAAATCCTTCATGGACAAGAGACCAGGTCCTGGCAAAGATGAGGCAGTCTTCAACCTATTACCCGACGCCCAATTCCGATTACGGATATGGCAATATCAATGTCTTACAGGCTGTGCAATAA
- a CDS encoding putative type IX sorting system protein PorV2: protein MKKYLLFMFSLLFGMAQSQIIRKYSNEFLNIGAGARGLAMGGAVISNQDDVYSPMWNPAGMMAIERDWQGAAMHAEYFESIAKYDYLAYAKVLETGVFGVSVVRLGVDNILNTTQLIDTEGNIDYDKITKFSQSDYAAILSYAFNPAGNPKLDVGINAKIVYRNVGKFASGYGFGFDVGAIYKADNGWRYGGMLRDATTTVNFWSINQKELSTVVNGEEFNPAPKDKMELTMPKLNVGASKKFDFSSNIYVLPEAGLNIDFARTAALVSTDFASITPYAGAELGYQKMIFVRLGVNRFQSITDIEDLKRKVSFQPSAGIGIRYRGLTLDYAITNSGIGGSNFYSNFFSLKLDMGEFRND, encoded by the coding sequence ATGAAAAAATATTTACTATTTATGTTTTCCCTCCTGTTTGGGATGGCCCAATCCCAGATCATCAGGAAGTATTCCAATGAATTCCTTAATATCGGGGCCGGCGCAAGGGGCTTAGCTATGGGGGGAGCAGTAATTTCCAACCAGGATGATGTTTATTCACCGATGTGGAACCCTGCAGGGATGATGGCAATCGAACGGGACTGGCAGGGAGCTGCAATGCACGCCGAGTATTTTGAATCCATTGCCAAATATGACTACCTTGCGTATGCTAAAGTCCTTGAGACAGGTGTTTTCGGAGTTTCAGTCGTAAGGCTGGGAGTAGATAATATCCTGAACACTACCCAGCTTATTGATACAGAAGGTAATATAGATTATGATAAGATCACGAAATTTTCCCAGTCAGACTATGCCGCGATTCTATCTTATGCCTTTAATCCGGCAGGAAATCCAAAGCTGGATGTCGGGATCAATGCTAAAATCGTATACAGGAATGTAGGTAAATTTGCGAGTGGTTACGGATTCGGGTTTGACGTAGGTGCCATTTATAAAGCAGACAACGGATGGAGATATGGAGGGATGCTCCGTGATGCCACCACAACCGTGAACTTCTGGAGCATTAACCAGAAAGAATTGTCAACAGTGGTTAACGGGGAAGAGTTCAACCCTGCTCCCAAAGACAAGATGGAACTTACGATGCCTAAACTCAATGTTGGAGCAAGTAAAAAATTTGATTTCAGCAGTAATATCTATGTGCTACCTGAAGCTGGGTTAAACATCGACTTTGCAAGGACAGCAGCATTGGTTTCTACAGATTTTGCCAGCATCACACCATATGCCGGAGCTGAACTGGGATATCAGAAAATGATCTTTGTGAGGCTTGGGGTCAACAGGTTCCAGTCGATCACAGATATAGAAGATCTGAAAAGGAAAGTTTCGTTCCAGCCGAGTGCAGGGATCGGGATCCGCTACAGAGGCCTTACCCTGGATTATGCCATCACCAATTCCGGGATAGGCGGTTCCAATTTTTACTCTAATTTCTTTTCCCTGAAACTGGATATGGGAGAATTCAGAAATGATTAA
- a CDS encoding DUF2059 domain-containing protein produces MIEIKKIILLVMFSLGTLTYSQTKHDKVKELITLNGTFPLSKEVEKQVISNYKKKYSHVPESAWVPIEKKINIDTLIQQVTDIYEKRFSEKEIDELLIFYKSEVGKKIIKNSPEMISEIQKASADWAMKVTETINDDLEKKGYLQSPPPPMQK; encoded by the coding sequence ATGATAGAGATAAAAAAGATTATTCTGCTTGTTATGTTTTCTTTAGGTACATTGACCTATTCGCAGACCAAGCATGATAAAGTGAAAGAGCTCATTACCTTAAACGGAACGTTTCCGCTGTCCAAAGAAGTAGAAAAGCAGGTGATTTCCAATTATAAAAAAAAGTACAGCCATGTGCCTGAATCAGCTTGGGTTCCCATTGAGAAGAAAATAAATATAGATACACTTATACAACAGGTTACAGATATTTACGAGAAAAGATTCAGTGAAAAGGAAATTGATGAATTACTGATTTTTTACAAATCGGAGGTAGGAAAGAAGATTATTAAGAATTCACCTGAAATGATCAGTGAAATTCAAAAAGCATCAGCAGACTGGGCAATGAAGGTAACAGAGACCATTAATGATGATTTAGAAAAGAAGGGATATCTGCAATCACCGCCGCCACCAATGCAGAAATAA
- a CDS encoding DMT family transporter, giving the protein MHKLALFRLHLIVFLWGFTAILGKLIHANAQNLVFYRMLFAAIFLFAFIRIYKKESIKVTKKLFFQLAAIGFAMAVHWFCFFHSIKVSNVSIALSCLSLSTLFASILEPVIFKRKIDVSEVVMGIVIVACILLIFKTEFQYKEGIFYGVLCAIFGTIFSVFNGKMFGKTSSGNIIFYEIFCGWAILLIFYSFSGQIFQLNEINYRDLALIALLASVFTAFPMLESVNLMKYISPFTLILTVNLEPVYGIILAFFIFGESEHMSSIFYIASGVMILAIVANGFIKAKKQRKLIKHKHQS; this is encoded by the coding sequence ATGCATAAATTAGCGCTTTTCAGGTTGCATTTAATTGTGTTTTTATGGGGATTTACTGCTATTCTGGGAAAGCTCATCCATGCCAATGCCCAAAATCTGGTGTTCTACCGCATGCTCTTTGCCGCGATATTTCTGTTCGCGTTTATCAGGATTTACAAGAAAGAAAGTATTAAAGTTACGAAAAAGCTGTTCTTTCAGCTGGCAGCTATTGGATTTGCGATGGCAGTGCACTGGTTTTGCTTCTTCCATTCCATAAAGGTATCTAATGTATCGATTGCCTTAAGCTGTCTTTCCTTATCAACATTATTCGCATCCATTCTGGAGCCCGTTATTTTTAAAAGGAAAATAGATGTTTCGGAAGTCGTTATGGGAATTGTGATTGTGGCCTGCATCCTTCTGATTTTTAAAACTGAATTCCAGTATAAGGAAGGCATATTTTATGGCGTGCTCTGCGCTATTTTCGGAACTATATTTTCAGTCTTCAATGGTAAAATGTTTGGAAAAACGAGTTCAGGGAATATTATTTTTTACGAAATTTTCTGTGGTTGGGCTATATTATTGATATTTTATTCCTTTTCCGGGCAAATTTTTCAACTCAATGAAATAAATTACCGCGATCTTGCGTTAATAGCCTTGTTGGCCAGTGTTTTCACAGCTTTCCCAATGCTCGAATCGGTAAACCTGATGAAGTATATATCGCCATTCACGCTAATTTTAACAGTTAATTTAGAACCGGTTTACGGAATTATACTAGCTTTTTTTATCTTTGGCGAATCAGAGCATATGAGTTCTATATTTTATATTGCATCCGGAGTCATGATCCTTGCGATTGTAGCCAACGGATTCATTAAAGCTAAGAAACAGAGAAAATTAATTAAGCATAAGCATCAATCTTAA
- a CDS encoding acyl-CoA carboxylase subunit beta gives MDIEFNKREDQNRLKLSEINRLLSEIKKGGGEKRLQKLREEGKMTARERVEYLLDKNSDSIEIGAFAGYEMYEEHGGCPSGGVVVVMGYVSGRQCIIVANDASVKAGAWFPITGKKNLRAQEIAMENKLPIIYLVDSAGVYLPMQDEIFPDKEHFGRIFRNNAKMSSMGIIQISAVMGSCVAGGAYLPIMSDEAMIVDKTGSIFLAGSYLVKAAIGESIDNETLGGATTHCSISGVTDYKAKDDQDALNRIKKIMKSIGSNEKTGFDRIESFLPKENPENIFGIMPVSRAEQYDTYDIIKCLVDQSEYEEYKPDYGKSIICATARIDGWSVGIVANQRKMVKNGKGEMQFGGVIYSDSADKATRFIANCNQRKIPLVFLQDVTGFMVGSKSEHGGIIKDGAKMVNAVANSVVPKFTVITGNSYGAGNYAMCGKAYDPRLIVAWPWADLAVMGGAQAAKVLAQIQESTLKKQGKVISEEEHKELVDSISKKYQKQTEATYAAARLWTDAIINPVDTRKWISMGIEAADHAPITEKFNLGVIQV, from the coding sequence ATGGACATTGAATTTAATAAGAGAGAAGATCAGAACAGGTTAAAGCTTTCTGAAATCAACCGTCTGCTGTCCGAAATAAAAAAAGGCGGTGGCGAAAAAAGACTTCAGAAGCTTCGTGAAGAAGGAAAAATGACGGCTCGTGAAAGGGTTGAATATCTTCTTGATAAAAATTCAGATTCTATAGAGATCGGTGCCTTTGCCGGGTATGAAATGTACGAGGAGCACGGAGGCTGCCCTAGCGGCGGTGTTGTCGTAGTTATGGGCTATGTTTCCGGGAGGCAGTGCATCATTGTAGCTAACGATGCATCTGTAAAAGCCGGCGCATGGTTTCCAATTACAGGTAAGAAAAACCTGCGTGCACAGGAGATTGCCATGGAAAATAAACTGCCGATTATTTACCTGGTTGATTCAGCCGGTGTTTACCTACCTATGCAGGATGAAATCTTTCCGGATAAGGAACATTTCGGCAGAATCTTTAGGAATAATGCGAAGATGAGTTCTATGGGAATCATCCAGATCTCTGCCGTAATGGGCAGCTGTGTTGCCGGAGGAGCCTATCTTCCGATCATGAGTGATGAGGCGATGATCGTTGATAAAACGGGATCCATCTTCCTTGCAGGAAGCTACCTTGTGAAAGCGGCTATTGGTGAAAGTATTGATAACGAAACTTTAGGAGGAGCTACTACCCATTGCTCTATTTCCGGCGTTACGGATTATAAGGCTAAAGATGACCAGGATGCCCTGAACAGGATCAAGAAAATCATGAAGTCTATCGGCAGCAATGAAAAAACAGGTTTTGACCGTATTGAAAGTTTTCTCCCTAAGGAAAATCCGGAAAATATCTTCGGAATCATGCCTGTTTCCCGTGCGGAACAATATGATACTTATGATATCATCAAATGTCTTGTTGACCAGTCAGAATACGAAGAATATAAACCGGATTACGGGAAAAGCATTATCTGTGCTACGGCACGAATAGACGGATGGTCCGTTGGTATCGTTGCGAACCAAAGAAAGATGGTGAAAAACGGTAAAGGTGAGATGCAGTTCGGAGGAGTTATTTATTCCGATTCTGCTGATAAGGCAACCCGGTTTATTGCCAACTGTAACCAGAGAAAGATTCCCCTGGTTTTCCTGCAGGACGTAACAGGATTTATGGTGGGCTCCAAATCTGAACACGGAGGCATTATTAAGGACGGTGCAAAGATGGTGAATGCTGTTGCTAATTCGGTTGTTCCCAAGTTTACAGTCATTACCGGAAATTCATACGGAGCCGGAAATTATGCGATGTGTGGAAAAGCCTATGACCCACGGTTAATCGTTGCCTGGCCATGGGCAGATCTGGCTGTAATGGGTGGTGCCCAAGCCGCTAAGGTTTTGGCCCAGATCCAGGAATCTACCCTTAAAAAGCAGGGAAAAGTCATTTCTGAAGAAGAGCATAAGGAACTGGTAGACTCTATTTCTAAAAAGTATCAGAAACAGACTGAGGCTACCTACGCAGCAGCGCGTTTATGGACGGATGCGATCATCAACCCTGTAGATACCCGGAAATGGATTTCCATGGGCATAGAGGCAGCTGATCATGCTCCTATCACGGAAAAATTTAATCTGGGAGTCATCCAGGTTTAA
- the hutH gene encoding histidine ammonia-lyase — protein MIYGVDVFGFHDVLEICKMPNKAKLNKIAKEQILKSQKNVRQIVESDRCVYGINTGFGPLCDTKISADETAQLQYNLIISHAVGVGKPIDKELSKIMMIAKVHALSKGFSGVSLEVIERLILMLEKDIIPVVPEQGSVGASGDLAPLAHLVLPLLGLGKVWVGQEIFETAEILEQHQLAPLTLGPKEGLGLINGTQFILAHAIKGLEKFEYLLDLADVTAAMSLEAYRGSASPFKKELHEIRPFDGSRKVAARMLKFLKNSENLKSHEYCDRVQDPYSMRCVPQVHGASRNAFEHLKMMAETELNSVTDNPIVLSAEESISGGNFHGQLMALPLDYATLAAAELGNISDRRSYLLLEGKYGLPRLLTESSGLNSGFMIPQYTSAALVTENKTLCFPASADSIPTSLGQEDHVSMGSISGRKFNQVLGNLVNILAVELMFAAQGLEFRRPAKCSKIIEENFAILRSKVAKLEDDRLIGEDMLAIAELINERKFIVN, from the coding sequence ATGATATACGGTGTAGATGTTTTTGGTTTCCATGATGTGCTGGAGATCTGCAAAATGCCCAATAAAGCTAAGCTGAATAAGATAGCGAAAGAACAGATTTTAAAATCCCAGAAAAATGTCCGGCAGATCGTTGAGTCAGACCGCTGTGTGTATGGAATCAATACCGGGTTCGGACCGCTTTGCGATACCAAAATTTCGGCTGATGAGACTGCACAGTTACAGTATAACCTGATCATTTCCCATGCCGTAGGTGTAGGAAAACCTATTGACAAAGAACTTTCGAAAATCATGATGATCGCTAAAGTTCATGCCTTATCTAAAGGGTTTTCAGGGGTTTCCCTGGAAGTGATTGAGAGACTGATCCTGATGCTGGAAAAAGATATCATCCCTGTAGTTCCGGAGCAGGGGTCTGTAGGGGCTTCCGGTGATCTGGCTCCGCTTGCTCACCTGGTTTTACCGCTTTTGGGACTTGGAAAAGTATGGGTAGGTCAGGAGATTTTTGAAACTGCTGAAATTTTAGAACAGCATCAATTAGCACCTTTAACTTTAGGCCCCAAAGAAGGATTGGGATTGATCAACGGGACGCAGTTCATCCTGGCCCATGCAATCAAAGGTCTGGAAAAGTTTGAATACCTTTTGGACCTTGCCGATGTTACCGCAGCCATGAGTCTTGAAGCGTACCGGGGTTCAGCCAGCCCGTTTAAAAAAGAGCTTCATGAGATCCGTCCTTTTGACGGCAGCAGGAAAGTGGCTGCAAGGATGCTGAAATTCCTGAAAAATTCCGAAAACCTGAAATCACATGAGTATTGCGACAGGGTTCAGGATCCTTATTCCATGAGATGTGTGCCACAGGTGCACGGCGCAAGCCGGAATGCTTTTGAGCACCTGAAAATGATGGCGGAAACAGAACTGAATTCTGTAACGGATAATCCTATTGTTTTAAGTGCCGAAGAATCTATTTCCGGAGGAAACTTCCACGGGCAGCTGATGGCCCTGCCCCTGGACTATGCTACCCTGGCAGCGGCAGAATTGGGGAATATCTCAGATCGGAGAAGCTATCTGTTGCTGGAAGGTAAATATGGTCTACCAAGGTTATTAACAGAAAGTTCTGGACTGAATTCGGGATTCATGATTCCGCAGTACACTTCAGCCGCTTTGGTAACTGAAAATAAGACCTTATGTTTCCCCGCTTCGGCAGATTCTATCCCGACAAGTTTAGGTCAGGAAGACCATGTTTCCATGGGAAGTATTTCCGGAAGGAAATTCAATCAGGTGCTGGGCAACCTCGTCAATATTTTAGCGGTTGAGCTGATGTTTGCCGCTCAGGGGCTTGAATTCAGGAGGCCGGCCAAGTGTTCAAAAATTATTGAGGAGAACTTTGCCATCCTGCGTTCAAAAGTTGCCAAACTCGAAGATGACCGGCTGATTGGTGAAGACATGCTTGCAATTGCGGAATTGATCAATGAACGGAAATTCATCGTTAATTAA
- a CDS encoding GNAT family N-acetyltransferase: MKIQRTDSADSDFKDLVQLLDADLAIRNGDDHAFFSQFNKIDMIRNCIVMYVDQVPAACGAFKRWDDTTVEIKRMYTHPDFRKRGLATMIVGELEIWGKELNYTKAVLETSLEQNQAISVYEKSGYRKIPNYGQYIGIESSVCYEKLL, from the coding sequence ATGAAAATTCAAAGAACAGATTCTGCCGATTCAGATTTTAAGGATTTGGTCCAACTTTTAGATGCCGACCTGGCTATCCGGAACGGTGATGACCATGCTTTTTTCAGTCAATTCAACAAGATTGATATGATCAGGAACTGCATAGTAATGTATGTAGATCAGGTTCCGGCAGCCTGTGGTGCTTTTAAAAGATGGGATGACACCACTGTGGAAATTAAAAGAATGTATACCCATCCCGATTTCCGGAAAAGAGGTTTGGCAACCATGATCGTCGGGGAGCTTGAAATTTGGGGCAAGGAGCTTAACTATACAAAAGCTGTCCTGGAAACCTCCCTTGAGCAAAACCAGGCAATTTCTGTCTATGAGAAGAGCGGATACCGGAAAATTCCTAACTATGGCCAATACATTGGAATCGAAAGCAGTGTATGTTATGAGAAGCTGCTTTAG
- a CDS encoding TerC family protein: MEFLEVFSSANAWFALLTLTFLEIVLGIDNIVFISIVSNRIDPKDQRKVRNTGLFLAMIFRIALLFGIRWVVQLNQPLVNLEWSWFHGYITGQSIIIFLGGLFLLYKSVSEIHHKIEGDEEMHLSAKTTSLWGSVFQIALLNIVFSFDSILTAVGLVSFKEFGNTGALVIMIFAVIISIAIMMLFSGPVSRFVNGHPTIQILGLSFLILIGVMLLAEASHMGHFSLFGQEVGTIPKGYLYFAIFFSLMVEFFNTKMKKNAGSSGEQ; encoded by the coding sequence ATGGAGTTTTTAGAGGTGTTTTCATCCGCCAATGCCTGGTTTGCGCTGCTGACACTTACTTTTCTGGAAATTGTATTGGGCATAGATAATATCGTGTTTATCTCGATTGTTTCGAACAGAATTGATCCGAAAGACCAGCGTAAAGTACGCAATACCGGTCTTTTCCTGGCCATGATTTTCAGAATCGCTTTGTTATTCGGCATCAGATGGGTGGTACAGCTCAACCAGCCTCTTGTTAATCTAGAATGGTCGTGGTTTCACGGATATATTACCGGACAGTCGATCATTATTTTCCTGGGTGGATTATTCCTGCTGTATAAATCGGTGTCTGAAATTCATCATAAGATAGAGGGCGATGAAGAAATGCACCTTTCAGCAAAAACTACTTCACTTTGGGGATCGGTGTTCCAGATAGCCCTGCTCAATATTGTCTTTTCTTTTGATAGTATCCTTACGGCAGTTGGGCTGGTCAGTTTTAAAGAATTCGGAAATACCGGAGCACTGGTGATCATGATTTTTGCGGTCATTATTTCTATTGCTATTATGATGCTCTTTTCAGGGCCGGTAAGCCGGTTCGTCAACGGGCATCCTACGATACAGATCCTCGGTCTTTCATTTCTGATTTTAATTGGTGTCATGCTTTTGGCAGAAGCTTCTCATATGGGACATTTCAGCCTTTTCGGACAGGAAGTAGGAACCATTCCTAAAGGTTATCTTTACTTTGCCATTTTCTTTTCTTTAATGGTAGAATTCTTTAATACAAAAATGAAGAAAAATGCCGGATCCTCCGGAGAGCAATAA
- the uvrC gene encoding excinuclease ABC subunit UvrC: MNPFLELQLKTLPSEPGVYRYYDKNDQLLYVGKAKNLKKRVLSYFNKNLPGYRTRIMVSKIQRLETTIVNSEYDALLLENNLIKEHQPFYNVMLKDDKTYPWICIKNEHFPRIFLTRTKIRDGSEYYGPYAKVRPARILLDTIKHIYKLRTCNLNLAPSKIEECKYKVCLEYHIKNCNGPCEALESKEEYDEKIDAIRGMIKGDFRKAKEYLTDRMIRYASNLQFEDAQIIKERLDVLEDYQAKNTVVNPNIDDVDVFGMTSDETAAYVNFFKIRNGNIIQSFTTEIKKILEESDEEIMEEALIEIRQKFGSHSKEVLLPFHLSIEIPNVKLIVPKVGDKKRIVELSEKNAKEYRLEKLKQVQIIDPERHTNRIMAEMQKLLRMPVEPRHIEGFDNSNIQGTNPVSACVVFKNGKPSKADYRIFHPRTVEGPNDFATMEEVIYRRYRRMLDEGETLPQLILIDGGKGQLSSAVKSLRLLGLYGKITIVGIAKRLEEIFFPEDPIPLYLDKKSETLKILQQVRDEAHRFGVRHHRTRRKNSTIKSELEEIPGVGSKTIELLLSKLKSVKRIKESNLETLEEILGKTKAKVVWEFFNNN, encoded by the coding sequence ATGAATCCTTTCTTAGAATTACAGCTTAAAACTTTACCCTCCGAACCCGGCGTCTACCGTTATTACGATAAGAATGACCAGCTTTTATATGTGGGAAAAGCAAAGAATCTTAAAAAAAGGGTTCTGTCCTATTTCAATAAAAACCTTCCGGGATACAGGACCAGGATTATGGTCAGTAAAATCCAGCGGCTGGAAACTACGATTGTGAACAGCGAATATGATGCCCTTTTACTGGAAAATAACCTGATCAAAGAACATCAGCCTTTCTATAATGTCATGCTGAAGGATGACAAGACGTATCCGTGGATTTGTATTAAAAATGAGCATTTCCCCAGAATTTTCCTGACGAGGACTAAGATCCGCGATGGCTCAGAATATTATGGGCCCTATGCTAAGGTACGTCCTGCAAGGATTTTGCTGGATACCATCAAACACATTTATAAGCTTAGGACCTGCAATCTTAATCTGGCACCCTCCAAAATAGAGGAATGCAAATACAAAGTATGCCTTGAGTACCACATTAAGAACTGCAACGGCCCCTGTGAAGCTCTGGAAAGCAAAGAAGAATACGATGAAAAAATAGATGCCATCCGCGGGATGATCAAAGGGGATTTTCGCAAAGCCAAAGAATACCTGACCGATAGAATGATCAGGTATGCCTCCAATCTTCAGTTTGAAGATGCTCAGATCATCAAGGAAAGGCTGGATGTCCTGGAAGATTACCAGGCTAAAAATACGGTTGTGAACCCGAATATCGATGATGTGGATGTTTTCGGAATGACCAGCGATGAAACGGCTGCCTATGTGAATTTTTTCAAGATCAGGAACGGAAATATCATCCAGAGTTTTACTACAGAAATTAAAAAGATCCTGGAGGAGAGCGATGAAGAGATCATGGAAGAGGCCCTGATTGAAATCCGGCAGAAATTTGGTTCCCATTCCAAGGAAGTGCTGCTGCCGTTTCATTTGTCCATTGAAATCCCGAATGTAAAGCTCATCGTACCAAAAGTCGGGGATAAAAAACGGATTGTGGAACTTTCTGAAAAGAATGCGAAGGAATACCGTCTGGAAAAGCTGAAACAGGTACAGATCATTGATCCGGAGCGCCATACCAACAGGATTATGGCGGAAATGCAGAAGCTGTTGAGAATGCCTGTAGAACCTAGGCATATTGAGGGATTCGATAATTCCAACATTCAGGGGACCAATCCGGTTTCAGCCTGCGTAGTTTTCAAGAACGGAAAGCCCAGCAAGGCAGATTACAGGATCTTCCACCCCAGGACCGTGGAAGGCCCCAATGACTTTGCGACCATGGAGGAAGTGATTTACCGGCGATACAGAAGAATGCTGGATGAGGGCGAAACCCTGCCACAGCTGATCCTGATTGACGGTGGAAAAGGCCAACTGTCTTCAGCCGTTAAGAGTTTGCGTCTGTTAGGGTTATACGGAAAAATTACTATTGTAGGGATTGCCAAAAGGCTGGAAGAAATTTTCTTTCCTGAGGATCCTATACCTTTATATTTAGATAAAAAATCAGAGACGCTGAAGATTCTCCAGCAGGTACGGGATGAAGCTCACCGTTTCGGCGTAAGGCACCACAGGACCCGGAGAAAGAATTCAACCATAAAGTCTGAACTGGAGGAAATCCCGGGCGTAGGCAGTAAGACCATAGAGTTGCTTCTTTCCAAACTGAAATCTGTAAAGAGGATCAAGGAATCCAACCTGGAAACCCTGGAGGAAATTTTAGGGAAGACTAAGGCTAAAGTGGTCTGGGAGTTTTTCAATAACAATTAA